In the Pseudomonas sp. ADAK2 genome, one interval contains:
- the galU gene encoding UTP--glucose-1-phosphate uridylyltransferase GalU: MIRKCLFPAAGYGTRFLPATKAMPKEMLPIVNKPLIQYAVEEARDAGLQHMALVTGRGKRALEDHFDISYELEHQIRGTEKEKFLAGTRELIETCTFSYTRQVEMKGLGHAILSGRPLIGDEPFAVSLADDLCLNLKGDGVLTQMIQLYKRYRCSIVAIQEVPRDQTHKYGVIAGELIADNVYRVSSMVEKPAPEDAPSNLAIIGRYILTPDIFDLIADTQPGKGGEIQITDALMKQAQNGCVLAYKFDGLRFDCGGAEGYLEATNFCYEHLYLKGL; encoded by the coding sequence ATGATTCGTAAATGTTTATTCCCCGCCGCGGGTTACGGCACGCGTTTCCTCCCGGCCACCAAAGCCATGCCCAAGGAGATGCTGCCGATCGTCAACAAGCCGTTGATCCAGTACGCCGTCGAGGAAGCACGGGACGCCGGCCTGCAACACATGGCCCTCGTCACCGGGCGGGGCAAGCGCGCATTGGAAGATCACTTCGACATCAGCTACGAGCTGGAACATCAGATTCGCGGCACCGAAAAAGAGAAATTCCTCGCCGGCACCCGCGAGCTGATCGAAACCTGCACCTTCTCTTACACCCGCCAAGTGGAAATGAAGGGCCTGGGCCATGCGATTCTCAGCGGTCGCCCGTTGATTGGCGATGAACCCTTCGCCGTGTCGCTGGCGGATGACCTGTGCCTCAACTTGAAAGGCGATGGCGTACTGACGCAAATGATCCAGCTCTACAAGCGCTACCGCTGCTCGATCGTTGCCATCCAGGAAGTACCCCGGGACCAGACCCACAAGTACGGGGTGATCGCCGGCGAGTTGATCGCCGACAACGTCTACCGCGTCAGCAGCATGGTGGAAAAACCCGCACCGGAGGACGCCCCGTCCAACCTGGCGATCATCGGCCGCTACATCCTGACGCCCGACATCTTTGACCTGATCGCCGATACCCAGCCCGGCAAAGGCGGGGAAATCCAGATTACCGATGCTCTGATGAAGCAGGCGCAAAACGGGTGCGTCCTGGCCTACAAGTTTGACGGCCTGCGCTTCGATTGCGGCGGCGCCGAGGGCTACCTCGAAGCGACCAATTTCTGTTACGAGCACCTGTATCTCAAGGGCCTCTGA
- a CDS encoding phosphoribosylaminoimidazole carboxylase — protein sequence MIFRLLLRGGALGAKFLLVLAITHYLGYDALGFYGVVVAASLIASKFYSVGFSSEINRLISVGRSSRWVVDRVLLLYLAVGIVLSVATVMVYSLFQQVEASATLIVCVALLLLTEHLSFEINSFVFSAQKATWGALLFFIKTGLWALLALGGMMLGWVSDIASVLWLWVAANVVVIVAGYLIVVNVHRGRVTAALTTASVWKAGLPFYLGTGLIALSQYAERFLIIDLEPYASLGKYVYAWSAANTLQALSYAVVAVVGIPVLAKRYQKDQQAPTVRQLFVNKWVMRALVLSGGVALMIFLFFNVVLDYVATSVPRPDNGILGVLIFSFALRAVGDIVWGGLIASKNSRVSLASAAICLLVSLPVSYLLIQHYSIYGAAWGNVFSITVQLGVIALLTRFTRVKVTA from the coding sequence ATGATATTTCGGCTACTGCTCCGAGGCGGGGCATTAGGCGCGAAGTTCTTGCTGGTGTTGGCCATCACCCATTACCTGGGCTATGACGCGCTGGGCTTTTATGGCGTGGTGGTGGCCGCGTCGTTGATTGCGTCGAAGTTCTACAGCGTCGGCTTCAGTTCCGAAATCAATCGGCTGATCAGCGTTGGCCGCAGTTCGCGCTGGGTGGTCGACCGGGTCTTGCTGTTGTACCTGGCCGTGGGCATCGTGTTATCGGTGGCGACGGTCATGGTCTATTCGCTGTTCCAGCAGGTCGAGGCGAGTGCCACGCTGATCGTTTGTGTGGCGTTGCTGTTGTTGACCGAACACCTGTCGTTCGAAATCAATTCATTCGTGTTTTCTGCGCAGAAAGCTACTTGGGGCGCGCTGCTGTTCTTTATCAAGACCGGCCTTTGGGCGTTGTTGGCGCTGGGCGGGATGATGCTCGGCTGGGTGTCCGACATCGCCAGTGTGCTGTGGTTGTGGGTGGCGGCCAACGTGGTAGTGATCGTTGCCGGTTACCTGATTGTGGTGAACGTGCACCGAGGACGGGTGACCGCTGCGCTGACCACGGCCTCGGTGTGGAAAGCCGGGTTGCCGTTTTACCTGGGCACGGGTTTGATCGCGTTGAGTCAGTACGCCGAGCGTTTTCTGATTATCGACCTCGAACCGTACGCCAGCCTGGGCAAGTACGTTTATGCCTGGTCGGCGGCCAACACCTTGCAAGCGCTGTCCTACGCCGTGGTCGCAGTGGTGGGTATTCCTGTGCTCGCCAAGCGCTATCAGAAAGACCAGCAAGCGCCGACCGTGCGCCAGTTGTTCGTGAATAAGTGGGTGATGCGCGCGTTGGTGTTGTCCGGCGGCGTGGCGCTGATGATTTTTCTGTTCTTCAACGTCGTCCTCGATTACGTCGCGACTTCGGTGCCGCGTCCGGACAACGGCATCCTCGGCGTGCTGATTTTTTCCTTCGCCCTGCGTGCGGTCGGCGACATTGTCTGGGGCGGTCTCATCGCTTCGAAAAACAGCCGGGTATCACTCGCCAGCGCGGCGATCTGCCTGCTGGTTTCGCTGCCGGTGAGTTACCTGTTGATCCAGCACTACTCGATCTACGGTGCAGCGTGGGGGAACGTCTTTTCCATCACCGTGCAACTCGGCGTTATCGCTTTGCTGACCCGGTTTACCCGAGTGAAGGTGACCGCGTGA
- a CDS encoding SGNH/GDSL hydrolase family protein, translating to MFAVDEVRPPAASVIEVGDARERFAQWREGKAGKVLAISVIGDSYSAGQDFYLNKLVQRLTHKAGFAGPGYVGFNHGAALGGTHYKYTRSSEKYFGGDWDVSGLGQASPDSRTVTGRPGAYLEIDARPTPTVDTSVAQAKLLYLGDGKSSEVRYRWTASDTWHSLKLEGSGVQEVPLSGFSGQANWAFRLEVVNGAPTLFGLWMSNQKGGVRVSKLAASGAASADFYHSDGQWQTQWKAVVSKIPADIYLIMLGGNDQGFGVKPEQYLQNIQGLVRMVREVHPKASINLILRQDTTRSSAYPMSAYAQVLEPWARGENLGYANMQCAFGIDVKRYALGGVAPMIGPDKIHPIPGAGGRVIADYLYSLIAAPKNTCQ from the coding sequence ATGTTTGCAGTCGATGAAGTGCGTCCCCCAGCGGCTTCGGTGATCGAAGTCGGTGATGCTCGCGAACGGTTTGCGCAATGGCGCGAAGGTAAGGCGGGGAAGGTGCTGGCCATCTCGGTGATCGGTGACAGCTACAGCGCCGGGCAGGATTTTTACCTGAACAAACTCGTCCAGCGGCTCACCCACAAAGCGGGTTTCGCCGGGCCGGGTTATGTCGGCTTCAACCACGGTGCGGCGCTCGGTGGCACTCATTACAAATACACTCGCAGCAGTGAAAAGTATTTTGGCGGTGATTGGGACGTGTCCGGACTTGGCCAGGCCAGCCCCGACAGTCGCACCGTCACGGGCCGCCCCGGAGCTTATCTGGAGATCGATGCCCGCCCGACGCCAACCGTGGATACGTCCGTTGCCCAAGCGAAATTGCTTTACCTGGGAGATGGGAAATCCAGTGAGGTGCGCTATCGGTGGACGGCTTCAGACACTTGGCACTCATTGAAACTCGAAGGCTCAGGTGTCCAGGAAGTCCCGTTATCTGGCTTTTCTGGCCAGGCCAATTGGGCGTTTCGGTTGGAAGTGGTCAACGGTGCGCCGACGCTGTTTGGGCTGTGGATGAGCAATCAGAAGGGCGGCGTGCGGGTGTCCAAACTCGCGGCGTCTGGCGCGGCTTCCGCTGATTTCTATCACAGCGATGGCCAGTGGCAGACGCAGTGGAAAGCGGTGGTGTCGAAGATCCCAGCGGACATTTACCTGATCATGTTGGGCGGCAACGACCAGGGATTTGGCGTGAAACCCGAACAGTACCTGCAGAACATCCAAGGTCTGGTGCGGATGGTGCGCGAGGTTCACCCGAAGGCGAGTATCAACCTGATCCTGCGCCAGGACACTACACGTTCAAGTGCTTATCCGATGTCGGCTTATGCGCAGGTGCTGGAGCCTTGGGCGCGCGGGGAAAACCTGGGTTACGCGAATATGCAGTGTGCGTTTGGTATCGACGTCAAACGTTATGCCTTGGGCGGCGTGGCGCCGATGATTGGCCCGGACAAGATTCACCCCATCCCTGGGGCGGGAGGGCGGGTGATTGCGGATTATCTCTACAGCTTGATCGCCGCGCCGAAGAACACCTGCCAGTGA
- a CDS encoding polysaccharide biosynthesis/export family protein — MNRSFPFLMLASLALQGCMFSPGQYLSTSDITRQGASESSRVELIPITPKLIAMDRATQKRTSLPAELLATPAEYRIGSNDVLYITVWDHPELTAPSGAQQQIDANGRLVRSDGTLYYPFIKEVQAAGKTIQQLRSDISERLSAFIADPQVDVAVLRFASQKVVVSGAVSKAGAQPISTNPLNVVEALGAAGIDPINADLSGLLLTRNGRVFPLDLDALNQQDSELQNVYLKGGDQLYLPYNDNKRIYVMGEVNQPRALTFKTGTMNLSDVLGSVGGLSQTTSNGNAVYVIRGVENLDVEPAKIYQLKAESPTAMALATHFNVRPQDIVYVGPANVTRWNRFISQLVPSAAILGVGASSAKNLSEVRDNGK, encoded by the coding sequence ATGAATCGTAGTTTTCCTTTTTTGATGTTGGCCAGTCTCGCTTTGCAAGGTTGTATGTTTTCCCCGGGGCAATACCTGAGCACCAGCGATATCACGCGCCAAGGGGCGAGTGAAAGCAGTCGCGTCGAGCTGATTCCGATCACGCCCAAGCTCATTGCGATGGACCGGGCGACGCAGAAACGCACGTCGCTGCCGGCGGAATTGCTGGCGACCCCGGCGGAGTACCGCATCGGCAGCAACGATGTGTTGTACATCACGGTCTGGGACCACCCCGAACTGACGGCGCCTTCCGGGGCGCAACAGCAGATTGATGCCAACGGTCGTCTGGTGCGTTCCGATGGCACGCTTTACTACCCTTTTATCAAGGAAGTCCAGGCGGCCGGCAAAACCATCCAGCAACTGCGTTCGGACATCTCCGAACGGCTGTCAGCCTTCATTGCCGACCCGCAAGTGGATGTCGCCGTGTTGCGCTTTGCCAGCCAGAAAGTAGTGGTGTCGGGGGCGGTATCAAAGGCCGGTGCGCAACCGATTTCCACCAACCCGCTCAACGTGGTCGAAGCCCTCGGTGCTGCCGGTATCGACCCGATCAATGCCGACTTGTCCGGCTTGCTGCTGACGCGCAACGGACGGGTTTTTCCGCTGGATCTCGACGCGCTCAATCAGCAGGATTCGGAGTTGCAGAACGTCTACCTCAAGGGTGGCGATCAGCTGTACCTGCCGTACAACGACAACAAGCGCATCTACGTCATGGGCGAAGTCAATCAGCCCCGGGCGCTGACCTTCAAGACCGGCACCATGAACCTGTCTGATGTCCTCGGCTCGGTCGGCGGCTTGAGCCAGACCACCTCCAACGGCAACGCCGTGTACGTGATCCGCGGGGTGGAAAACCTCGATGTCGAACCGGCGAAAATCTACCAGTTGAAAGCCGAGTCGCCGACCGCCATGGCGCTCGCCACGCACTTCAATGTACGGCCCCAGGACATCGTCTACGTGGGCCCCGCCAACGTGACGCGCTGGAACCGCTTCATCAGCCAGTTGGTGCCATCGGCCGCCATCCTCGGTGTGGGCGCTTCCTCGGCGAAGAACCTGAGTGAAGTCAGAGACAACGGCAAATAA
- a CDS encoding mannose-1-phosphate guanylyltransferase, whose amino-acid sequence MNNAKRAADSERERGNVGVMSWMSRYPSLSSPTETWLGSLLMVERIGVFPSSGEIRRPINDPGSLLAHLKNLYAEQALDVDERNGLKVIFSDWRFRARSVGGDSAIVITVETRCDPQLMPLKTAELLGQLEHFEKGLSDK is encoded by the coding sequence ATGAACAATGCAAAACGCGCGGCAGACAGTGAACGGGAGAGGGGCAACGTCGGGGTGATGTCATGGATGTCACGGTATCCGTCGTTGTCCTCGCCCACTGAGACCTGGCTGGGTTCTCTACTGATGGTGGAACGGATTGGCGTGTTCCCCTCGTCCGGGGAAATCCGTCGGCCGATTAACGATCCCGGCTCGCTCCTCGCCCATCTGAAAAACCTCTACGCCGAGCAAGCGCTGGATGTCGATGAGCGCAACGGGCTGAAAGTGATTTTCAGCGATTGGCGATTCCGCGCGCGCAGCGTCGGCGGCGATTCGGCGATCGTTATTACCGTAGAAACCCGGTGTGATCCGCAGTTGATGCCGCTCAAGACTGCTGAGTTGCTGGGTCAGTTGGAGCACTTCGAGAAAGGCCTGTCGGATAAATAG
- a CDS encoding glycosyltransferase, whose amino-acid sequence MKKILHVAETIKGGVATVIRTISVPPEGEAANYELVYLIPLDQKKELVGIDEQQIRTFDRTKRDVRSLLRFAWQLARVIFKEKPDVVHLHSTFSGVIGRCVCLLLRPWRSPRIIYCPHAFSFLMESSPAKQKVYSLIERLLQKVTDTIICVSQYELDKAARFGIDRHRMKLIYNGIHHKDDEPKTQGQAPIHLLFVGRLDYQKGFDVLLKGFAGVQRTDLKLTVVGSAVNEDTVDCPVMAGVEYVPWVTPAEVNALYQSADALIVPSRWEGFAMVPLEGMAMGLPVIASDCTSLPELVTHGVTGYVFPAGDHQALTRLLVKIQKPGLLALGVQGREIVRERFSATLMIKQTYAAYSAPSY is encoded by the coding sequence GTGAAAAAAATACTGCACGTGGCCGAAACGATCAAAGGTGGCGTGGCCACTGTGATCCGCACGATATCGGTGCCACCTGAGGGCGAGGCGGCGAACTATGAACTGGTCTATTTGATCCCGCTCGATCAGAAAAAAGAGCTGGTCGGCATCGATGAGCAACAGATCAGGACTTTCGACCGGACCAAGCGCGATGTGCGCTCGCTGCTGCGCTTCGCCTGGCAACTGGCCCGGGTGATTTTCAAGGAAAAACCCGATGTGGTGCATTTGCACAGCACCTTTTCCGGGGTCATTGGCCGTTGTGTGTGCCTGCTCCTGCGGCCATGGCGTTCGCCGAGGATTATCTACTGCCCCCATGCCTTTTCGTTTCTGATGGAAAGTTCGCCGGCCAAGCAGAAAGTCTATTCGCTGATCGAGCGGCTCTTGCAGAAGGTTACGGACACGATCATTTGCGTCAGTCAGTACGAGCTGGATAAAGCCGCGCGCTTTGGCATCGATCGCCACCGAATGAAACTGATCTACAACGGTATTCATCACAAAGACGATGAGCCGAAGACCCAGGGTCAAGCGCCGATCCATTTGCTGTTTGTCGGGCGACTCGACTATCAGAAAGGGTTCGACGTCTTGCTTAAGGGGTTTGCTGGCGTCCAGCGCACCGATCTGAAGCTGACGGTGGTAGGCAGTGCGGTCAACGAGGACACCGTCGATTGCCCGGTGATGGCAGGGGTCGAGTACGTGCCTTGGGTGACACCGGCCGAAGTGAATGCGCTGTATCAGTCGGCGGATGCGCTGATCGTTCCCAGTCGCTGGGAAGGCTTTGCCATGGTGCCTCTGGAAGGCATGGCCATGGGCTTGCCAGTGATTGCCAGTGATTGCACGTCTTTGCCCGAGTTGGTCACCCACGGAGTGACCGGCTACGTCTTTCCCGCCGGGGATCACCAGGCATTGACCCGGCTGTTGGTGAAAATCCAGAAGCCCGGCTTGCTGGCGCTCGGCGTTCAGGGTCGCGAAATAGTCCGTGAGCGGTTCAGTGCCACGTTGATGATCAAGCAGACTTATGCCGCGTATTCCGCTCCCTCTTATTAA
- the galE gene encoding UDP-glucose 4-epimerase GalE, with protein MKILVTGGTGYIGSHTTLALLEAGFEVVVLDNLCNSSDAALHAVEAICGKSALMIHGDVCDRALLDRIFQQHAIDAVLHFAGLKAVGESVRKPLEYYEANVGGSITLCQAMAAAGVFRLVFSSSATVYGAPEQMPISEDVPTGSPTNPYGQSKLIVENVLRDLCSAEPRWSVALLRYFNPIGAHASGHLGEDPNGIPNNLVPYISQVAVGSLKELSIFGDDYPTADGTGVRDYIHVVDLADGHLKALQSISQTTGINTWNLGTGDGYSVMQVLHAFEQASGRPVPYRILPRRSGDVAESLADPSKAERELGWKATRSLQQMMTDTWRWQSTHPKGYLG; from the coding sequence ATGAAGATTCTGGTAACGGGTGGCACCGGGTATATCGGTTCGCACACCACACTTGCGCTGCTTGAAGCGGGCTTTGAAGTGGTGGTGCTGGACAATCTTTGCAACAGCTCCGACGCTGCGTTGCACGCCGTGGAAGCCATCTGCGGAAAAAGTGCGCTGATGATTCACGGCGATGTCTGCGACCGGGCGTTGCTGGACCGGATTTTCCAGCAGCACGCCATTGATGCGGTCCTGCATTTCGCCGGGCTCAAGGCTGTCGGCGAGAGCGTGCGCAAGCCGCTGGAATATTACGAAGCCAACGTCGGCGGCAGCATCACGCTGTGCCAGGCGATGGCCGCCGCCGGGGTGTTTCGCCTGGTGTTCAGTTCATCGGCCACGGTGTACGGCGCGCCGGAGCAGATGCCGATCAGCGAGGATGTGCCCACGGGCAGCCCGACCAACCCCTACGGCCAATCCAAGTTGATCGTCGAAAACGTGTTGCGCGACCTGTGCTCGGCCGAGCCGCGCTGGAGTGTCGCGCTGTTGCGCTACTTCAATCCGATCGGCGCCCACGCCAGTGGCCACTTGGGTGAAGACCCCAACGGCATTCCCAATAACCTGGTGCCCTACATCAGCCAGGTCGCGGTCGGCAGCCTGAAAGAGTTGTCGATTTTCGGCGACGATTACCCCACGGCGGATGGCACCGGTGTGCGTGACTACATCCATGTCGTCGACCTGGCGGACGGGCATCTCAAGGCCTTGCAGTCGATTTCCCAAACGACCGGCATCAACACCTGGAACCTGGGCACCGGCGACGGCTACAGCGTGATGCAAGTGCTGCACGCGTTTGAACAGGCGTCGGGCCGGCCCGTGCCGTATCGGATATTGCCGCGCCGTTCGGGTGATGTCGCCGAGAGCCTGGCCGACCCGTCCAAGGCTGAGCGTGAACTGGGCTGGAAGGCTACGCGCAGTTTGCAGCAAATGATGACGGACACCTGGCGCTGGCAATCGACTCATCCGAAGGGCTACCTCGGATAA
- a CDS encoding polysaccharide pyruvyl transferase family protein: MNVTILHGYSASNSGDGLLVDLAIALVLRNFGADTSINVVASDPQSFSYLPYKRYDAPVMAAKGLGRVKQALFLDQSYAGLADLLSTTDLIVGVGGGYMRSKSAFEHIKLKLGHAKQLETAILSKVPSVYLPQSIGPFHGEGSKIVEHYAQADAVFVRDNRSSEIFGTHANVYRAPDLAVQALASKILLQPKFTRCAPSPATVCVVLRKPPAWSKEKKAGYVANLKLLLQRLKNKSKVVCAVQSAVRGNDDGAFYRELGITEDLLPLKATLAKHQPDLVISVRLHGAIESLLSGVPAFHISYERKGFGAYQDMGVEDWVINGGDINVDTIIDTVYAPNALSRFGQRLTDTCREIEAKTLVMDGIIKGIVR; this comes from the coding sequence ATGAACGTAACGATTTTGCATGGCTACAGCGCCTCCAACTCCGGTGATGGCCTGCTCGTGGATCTGGCCATCGCCCTGGTGCTGCGCAACTTTGGCGCCGACACTTCGATCAATGTCGTGGCTTCGGACCCGCAATCATTCAGCTACTTGCCCTACAAGCGCTATGACGCACCGGTCATGGCGGCCAAGGGCCTGGGGCGGGTCAAGCAAGCGCTGTTCCTGGATCAGTCCTATGCCGGCCTTGCAGACCTGCTGAGTACCACGGACTTGATCGTCGGTGTCGGTGGCGGCTACATGCGCTCCAAAAGCGCCTTCGAACACATCAAGTTGAAACTGGGGCACGCCAAGCAACTGGAAACGGCGATCCTGAGCAAAGTGCCGTCGGTGTACCTGCCGCAAAGCATTGGTCCGTTCCACGGCGAAGGCAGCAAGATCGTCGAGCATTACGCCCAGGCCGACGCGGTGTTTGTCCGCGATAACCGGTCTTCGGAGATTTTCGGCACTCATGCCAATGTTTACCGCGCCCCTGACCTGGCGGTACAGGCCTTGGCCAGCAAGATTCTGCTGCAGCCCAAGTTCACCCGTTGTGCGCCGTCGCCAGCGACAGTCTGCGTGGTGCTGCGCAAACCGCCGGCGTGGAGCAAGGAAAAGAAGGCCGGTTATGTGGCCAACTTGAAGCTGCTGCTACAGCGCTTGAAGAACAAAAGCAAAGTGGTCTGCGCGGTGCAAAGCGCGGTGCGCGGCAATGATGACGGCGCGTTCTATCGCGAGTTGGGCATCACCGAAGATTTGCTGCCGTTGAAGGCAACCCTCGCCAAGCATCAGCCGGACCTGGTGATTTCTGTGCGCCTGCATGGCGCCATCGAATCGTTGCTGTCGGGCGTCCCGGCGTTCCATATCAGCTATGAGCGCAAGGGCTTTGGCGCCTATCAGGACATGGGCGTGGAAGACTGGGTGATCAACGGCGGCGACATCAACGTCGACACCATCATCGACACGGTTTACGCGCCGAATGCCTTGTCCCGGTTTGGCCAACGGTTGACGGACACCTGCCGGGAGATCGAAGCCAAGACCCTGGTCATGGACGGGATCATCAAGGGTATCGTTCGATGA
- a CDS encoding acyltransferase family protein, with amino-acid sequence MSSKKKSLEIETLRGLACLLLVLYHVIGPLGGGLKIDVGSPFRVIADSMVYVRMPLFTFISGYIYSIYKIRGNDFSAYFVGKVRRLIVPLFCVGVPFSVLQAVGPGVNKDVGLIDALLSFYVPINHFWFLQAVFIIFMFVGLLEWRGLLQTMTRQYLLLAFAAGVFLLPPFAVDAFGINGAIYLLPFFVLGMIGHEKVTEIRQTFRVIGPLVFMLISLVLLYVATVDRGLIVDRRSLVGLLVGCVSCVALLSSNLQARWLIWLGGYSYAIFLFHVLFAATSRSVLGRLGVNVDAVLVLSGVTCGLLGPVVLASIFSRFTVTSILFLGERATRKTPPIVVMPVS; translated from the coding sequence ATGTCGAGCAAGAAGAAGTCGCTGGAGATCGAAACCCTGCGCGGCCTGGCCTGTTTGCTGCTGGTGCTTTACCACGTGATCGGGCCGTTGGGTGGTGGCTTGAAAATAGACGTGGGCTCGCCGTTCCGGGTGATCGCCGACTCCATGGTGTACGTGCGCATGCCGCTGTTCACCTTTATCTCGGGCTACATCTATTCCATCTACAAAATCCGCGGCAATGACTTTTCCGCCTACTTTGTCGGCAAGGTCCGGCGGCTGATCGTGCCGTTGTTTTGCGTCGGTGTACCGTTCTCGGTGCTGCAAGCGGTCGGGCCCGGGGTGAACAAGGACGTTGGCTTGATCGATGCGTTGTTGTCGTTCTACGTGCCGATCAACCACTTCTGGTTTTTGCAGGCGGTGTTCATCATCTTCATGTTTGTCGGCTTGCTGGAATGGCGTGGGCTGTTGCAGACCATGACGCGGCAGTACCTGTTGTTGGCGTTTGCGGCGGGGGTGTTTCTGCTGCCACCGTTTGCGGTCGATGCGTTCGGCATCAACGGTGCGATCTATTTGCTGCCGTTTTTTGTGCTGGGGATGATTGGGCATGAAAAGGTGACCGAGATCCGGCAAACATTCAGGGTGATCGGGCCGTTGGTGTTTATGTTGATTTCTCTGGTGCTGTTGTATGTGGCGACGGTGGATCGCGGGTTGATCGTCGATCGCCGGAGCCTGGTCGGTTTGCTGGTAGGGTGTGTGTCTTGTGTGGCGCTGCTGTCGAGTAATTTACAGGCGCGCTGGCTGATCTGGCTCGGTGGTTATTCCTACGCGATTTTCCTGTTCCATGTGTTGTTTGCCGCCACTTCGCGATCTGTGCTGGGACGATTGGGGGTCAACGTTGACGCCGTTCTGGTGCTCAGTGGCGTGACCTGTGGCTTGTTGGGGCCGGTGGTGTTGGCGAGTATTTTCAGTCGATTTACTGTCACCTCCATTCTGTTTCTGGGTGAGCGAGCGACACGTAAAACACCACCGATTGTCGTAATGCCAGTCAGCTAA